The following are encoded together in the Chitinophagales bacterium genome:
- a CDS encoding energy transducer TonB, producing MKRILLLISLAILVSCSSTFAQEVFAEVEQMPEYPGGQEKLLEYLGKLKKPKKLEKDFTLYVRFLVDTTGEVQEVIIANESETDDEALKQSVVQHVRKMKRWEPGRQKGKPVIVQYVVPYKFQAEAGKE from the coding sequence ATGAAACGTATACTCCTATTAATTAGCCTGGCAATATTGGTTTCCTGTAGTAGTACATTTGCCCAGGAAGTGTTTGCCGAAGTAGAACAAATGCCAGAATACCCGGGCGGGCAGGAAAAACTGCTGGAATACCTGGGGAAGCTCAAAAAGCCTAAAAAACTGGAAAAGGATTTTACACTTTATGTAAGATTCCTGGTAGATACTACAGGCGAGGTACAAGAAGTAATTATAGCCAATGAATCTGAAACTGATGATGAAGCGCTGAAACAAAGCGTAGTGCAGCATGTGCGAAAAATGAAAAGATGGGAACCAGGCCGGCAAAAGGGCAAGCCGGTGATTGTACAATATGTGGTTCCCTATAAATTTCAAGCCGAAGCCGGAAAGGAGTAG
- a CDS encoding energy transducer TonB → MLSKPFTFVLFLILWIFSIDVTAQKIYTIAEEMPEYPGGEMALYEYLYEVPFPEKYKSPEFKNQIQIQFQIDTAGNVQNIGVKNQTDNDELGLIAIEHIEKMPQWKPGIHLGKKVIVQYVLPIPFERLTPKNKKRKGK, encoded by the coding sequence ATGTTAAGCAAGCCGTTTACCTTCGTCTTATTTTTAATTTTATGGATTTTCTCCATTGATGTAACAGCTCAAAAAATCTATACTATTGCAGAAGAAATGCCCGAATATCCGGGTGGTGAAATGGCACTCTATGAATATTTATATGAAGTTCCTTTTCCCGAAAAATACAAATCCCCAGAGTTTAAAAATCAGATACAAATTCAGTTCCAAATAGATACTGCGGGAAATGTGCAAAACATAGGTGTGAAAAACCAAACCGATAATGATGAACTGGGACTTATAGCCATTGAGCACATTGAAAAAATGCCGCAATGGAAACCGGGCATACATTTAGGGAAAAAGGTGATCGTGCAATATGTATTACCGATTCCATTTGAAAGATTAACCCCTAAAAACAAGAAGAGAAAAGGAAAATAG
- a CDS encoding RluA family pseudouridine synthase — protein sequence MEENTGNDIEESEGLYEQHRFKADKGQEPMRIDKFLHNRIEGISRNKIQNAAKEGQVFVNGSVVKSNHKIQAGDDIRIMLTTPAREFKLEAEDIPIDVVYEDEHLAVVNKPAGLVVHPGSGNYTGTLVNGLLHHFNELAMKADRTRPGLVHRIDKNTSGLLVIAKTERALTHLSEQFFEKTTERKYHALVWGDLPDDEGKVDVFIGRDQRYRKKMAAYPDGDFGKAAVTHYKVLERFGYTTLIECELETGRTHQIRVHMKHLNCPLFNDDTYGGDRIVKGTIYSKYKQFVENCFQLMPRQALHAKSLGFVHPETGKEMLFESELPEDFTAVLEKWRGYYKYALRK from the coding sequence ATGGAAGAAAATACAGGTAATGATATTGAAGAGTCAGAAGGATTGTATGAGCAGCACCGCTTTAAAGCCGATAAAGGTCAGGAACCGATGCGCATTGATAAATTTCTGCACAACCGAATAGAAGGTATTAGTAGAAATAAAATTCAGAATGCAGCGAAGGAAGGACAGGTTTTTGTCAATGGAAGTGTAGTGAAATCCAATCACAAGATACAGGCAGGAGATGATATCAGGATTATGCTGACTACTCCTGCACGGGAATTTAAACTGGAGGCCGAAGACATCCCAATTGATGTAGTTTATGAAGATGAGCATCTTGCAGTGGTCAACAAGCCGGCTGGACTTGTTGTACATCCCGGTTCGGGAAATTATACAGGGACACTTGTCAATGGACTTTTGCATCATTTTAATGAATTGGCCATGAAAGCTGACCGAACTCGCCCCGGCCTGGTACACCGCATCGATAAAAACACCAGTGGACTGCTTGTGATTGCCAAAACAGAAAGGGCACTGACCCATTTGTCAGAGCAATTTTTTGAAAAGACCACAGAGCGTAAATACCACGCATTGGTTTGGGGCGATTTGCCCGATGATGAAGGTAAAGTTGATGTGTTCATTGGCAGAGACCAACGCTATAGAAAAAAAATGGCGGCCTATCCTGATGGTGATTTCGGAAAAGCAGCTGTAACGCATTATAAAGTTCTGGAGCGCTTTGGCTATACCACATTGATAGAATGTGAACTGGAAACAGGACGCACGCACCAAATACGCGTGCATATGAAGCACCTCAACTGCCCACTTTTTAATGATGATACTTATGGAGGCGACAGAATTGTCAAGGGAACCATTTACAGCAAATACAAGCAGTTTGTAGAAAATTGCTTCCAACTGATGCCCCGGCAGGCATTGCACGCAAAGAGTCTGGGTTTTGTACATCCCGAAACGGGCAAGGAAATGTTATTTGAGTCGGAATTGCCCGAGGATTTTACTGCCGTTTTGGAAAAATGGCGCGGCTATTATAAGTATGCGCTGAGGAAGTGA
- a CDS encoding monodechloroaminopyrrolnitrin synthase PrnB family protein has protein sequence MIKYSADLHLRVSVLDPLGFDPYVDMLHDLNQKENLKGLIELTSDLLPSLKFIQSLDVENNLAAMRDLGFLISSIRKLGVQPVKVVSNLETILLQIAKNTALPPRESSYHYGVWNPAGSRQRTFTKLEDEIGLINGVRNTIPYFENIAFDIFKLLETDNSDFSMLLSNIESNFEKSVSAFAQSMRLIDPWVFSNRLRPYFDPVEVGNKEYIGPGGGQIPLYLVDKMLWFDNDDEIYLKFTRECNAYMPIYLREMFDEIEDKPSLLKKVSTALTDHSNTVDGKCLEQIDNVFKLLYKFRKPHTSLARKSLSKENRGNYETGSAGYKFSFVEHVLRLNIEKYESFKNQFS, from the coding sequence ATGATAAAATACAGTGCAGATTTACATTTAAGAGTTTCTGTATTGGATCCTTTAGGTTTCGATCCTTATGTTGACATGTTGCATGATTTGAATCAAAAGGAAAATTTAAAGGGTTTAATTGAGTTAACTTCTGATTTATTACCTTCTCTTAAATTTATACAAAGTCTTGATGTAGAAAACAACCTTGCAGCAATGAGGGATTTGGGTTTTCTGATATCTTCAATTAGAAAATTAGGAGTCCAACCGGTTAAAGTTGTTTCAAATTTAGAGACTATTTTACTCCAAATTGCAAAAAATACGGCTTTGCCACCACGGGAAAGTTCCTACCATTATGGTGTGTGGAACCCTGCAGGAAGCAGACAAAGAACTTTCACAAAATTAGAGGATGAAATAGGCTTAATAAATGGCGTGAGAAATACAATACCTTATTTTGAGAATATTGCCTTTGATATTTTTAAACTTTTAGAAACAGATAATTCTGATTTTTCAATGCTTCTATCTAACATAGAATCCAATTTTGAAAAATCCGTTTCTGCATTTGCACAATCCATGAGGCTTATAGACCCCTGGGTGTTTAGCAATCGATTGCGCCCCTATTTTGACCCTGTGGAAGTTGGAAACAAAGAATATATAGGCCCGGGAGGTGGGCAAATCCCATTATACCTTGTTGATAAAATGTTATGGTTTGATAATGATGATGAGATATACCTTAAATTTACCAGAGAGTGTAATGCGTATATGCCAATTTATTTAAGGGAAATGTTTGATGAAATTGAAGATAAACCTTCACTGTTAAAAAAAGTGAGTACAGCATTGACTGATCACTCTAATACTGTTGATGGTAAGTGTTTAGAGCAAATAGACAATGTGTTCAAGTTATTGTATAAATTCAGAAAACCACATACAAGCTTAGCGAGAAAGAGCTTGAGTAAGGAAAATAGGGGTAATTATGAAACAGGTAGTGCAGGCTATAAATTTTCATTCGTTGAGCATGTTTTGAGATTGAATATCGAAAAATACGAAAGTTTTAAAAATCAATTTAGCTGA
- a CDS encoding aminotransferase class V-fold PLP-dependent enzyme codes for MKIPFNIPYTCNDSSNNVEFLVKNPETISDWVFTQKCKEYFKQKYPEYTAFMTSSCTRAMELIALSIGILPGDEIIMSSYNFVGVANAFSNYGAVLRFTDIDPETMNIPPESIKNLINKKTRAVIVMHYGSVACQLNKIKQICDESDVLLIEDNAQGICAKTDDDRLLGSVGDFSCISFDTLKNIGCSEGGVLLCKNRYVDKVKICYDNGTNRSAFFKKKVNAYEWIDSGSKFNMPEFNAAVLYPLLIKSEQIIEERKLKWNTYFNLMLENPILNKLLPKHQADYKHNAHIFFLKCENKRQRDALMSYLKKNGIMNSFHYTPLHNSIRGRKLNCSIDKDEYTTLESNKLLRLPIYNTISDEEIKYVVSKIEAYFTQ; via the coding sequence ATGAAAATCCCATTCAATATACCATATACCTGCAATGATAGCAGTAATAATGTAGAATTTCTTGTTAAAAATCCAGAGACCATTAGTGATTGGGTATTTACACAAAAGTGCAAAGAATATTTTAAACAGAAATACCCCGAATACACTGCATTTATGACCAGTTCCTGTACAAGAGCAATGGAATTAATTGCTTTGTCTATTGGCATATTACCGGGCGATGAAATTATTATGTCCTCTTATAATTTTGTTGGTGTGGCCAATGCTTTTTCAAATTACGGTGCGGTATTAAGGTTTACGGATATTGATCCAGAAACCATGAATATTCCCCCTGAGAGTATAAAAAATTTGATAAACAAGAAAACACGAGCTGTAATTGTTATGCATTATGGAAGTGTGGCTTGTCAATTGAACAAAATAAAGCAAATTTGTGATGAATCTGATGTGCTGTTAATTGAGGATAATGCACAGGGGATATGCGCAAAAACGGATGATGACAGATTGCTGGGTAGTGTGGGTGACTTTTCCTGTATCAGTTTTGATACATTGAAAAATATTGGTTGTAGCGAGGGAGGTGTATTATTATGTAAAAATAGATATGTCGATAAAGTAAAAATATGCTACGATAATGGGACCAACAGATCTGCTTTTTTCAAAAAAAAAGTAAATGCTTATGAATGGATTGACAGTGGTTCAAAATTCAATATGCCTGAGTTCAATGCTGCTGTTTTATATCCTTTATTAATAAAAAGCGAACAAATTATTGAAGAGAGGAAATTGAAATGGAATACTTATTTCAATTTAATGCTCGAAAATCCAATTCTAAATAAATTGCTTCCTAAGCATCAGGCTGATTACAAACACAACGCTCACATTTTTTTCTTGAAATGTGAAAACAAGCGACAAAGGGATGCTTTAATGTCTTACTTAAAGAAAAATGGAATAATGAATTCATTTCATTATACACCATTGCACAATTCTATTCGCGGCAGAAAATTAAATTGTAGCATTGATAAAGATGAATACACTACATTAGAAAGCAATAAACTATTAAGATTGCCTATTTATAATACTATTTCTGATGAAGAGATAAAGTATGTTGTAAGTAAAATCGAAGCATATTTTACTCAATAA
- a CDS encoding AMP-binding protein produces the protein MNNKIPSRQQRLFDLIEPFKNSKNIAFSRLSNKKTEFISYEKYYELSHLLAEKFISSGICIGDAVGSILNNRKEWNIIDMGVVLSGAVHVSIFPTFSEENIIHILSQSKVKVLFVSKPSIYSKILSLKDKLPNLQDIILVNNNQFYDYIPDKTSTILKDKLEGRKKNITNESICSILYTSGSSSKPKGVPISHTSFLIYAESLNNTYGDFAGSNMLSFLPLCHGFERSHSYYYQAHGKQVNYIDPGPNLLQYIEQIKPTFFTIVPSILSTLLRNIEVDKKEINKVFPKLQIISSSGAQLNESIIKFFKEKTDILLLQSYGCTECLGISANNIHHNKPSTSGKILPYVEIKINNEGEVMVKSPTLFKNYFKIKTSAFFEGDYFKTGDLGELDNEGYLTLKGRKNNYFKLPNGRFFDPFALEEKIKDLKSVNECILTLQDNRLIAIINLHLEKSNELKTSEIKNHILALNRKHIDNEKISGYIITENKWSPDSGEYTHNMKQRRSFIRDKYINLEIEFL, from the coding sequence ATGAATAATAAAATTCCAAGTAGGCAGCAAAGATTATTTGACCTTATTGAGCCTTTCAAGAACAGTAAAAACATAGCTTTCAGCCGTTTGTCAAACAAAAAAACGGAGTTTATTTCCTACGAAAAATATTACGAACTGAGCCATCTTCTGGCTGAAAAATTTATTTCCTCAGGAATATGTATTGGAGATGCTGTTGGATCTATTTTAAACAACAGAAAAGAATGGAATATAATTGATATGGGGGTAGTGCTATCAGGCGCTGTGCATGTTTCGATCTTCCCTACTTTTTCTGAAGAAAATATAATACACATTTTAAGTCAATCAAAAGTTAAAGTATTATTTGTTTCTAAACCATCAATCTATTCCAAAATTCTTTCCCTAAAAGACAAACTGCCTAATTTACAGGATATAATACTGGTAAATAACAATCAATTTTACGATTACATCCCCGATAAGACATCTACAATTTTAAAAGACAAACTAGAAGGAAGAAAAAAGAATATCACTAATGAATCGATCTGCTCAATTTTATATACTTCAGGTAGCTCTAGCAAACCTAAAGGTGTACCTATAAGCCACACAAGTTTTTTGATTTATGCTGAAAGTCTAAACAATACTTATGGTGATTTTGCCGGGTCAAATATGCTAAGCTTTCTTCCACTTTGTCACGGATTTGAAAGAAGTCATTCTTATTATTATCAAGCGCATGGAAAACAAGTGAATTATATTGATCCGGGACCAAATTTATTGCAATACATTGAGCAGATTAAACCAACATTTTTCACGATTGTTCCATCAATTCTTTCAACTTTGCTCAGAAATATTGAGGTTGATAAAAAAGAAATAAATAAAGTATTCCCTAAACTTCAGATAATCTCAAGTTCAGGTGCTCAACTCAATGAATCTATAATTAAATTCTTCAAAGAAAAAACGGACATTCTGTTATTACAGTCTTATGGCTGTACTGAATGTCTTGGAATTTCAGCAAATAACATACATCACAACAAGCCAAGTACCTCGGGAAAAATATTGCCCTATGTAGAAATTAAAATCAACAATGAAGGCGAAGTAATGGTAAAAAGCCCTACCCTATTTAAAAATTACTTTAAAATTAAAACTTCAGCTTTTTTTGAGGGTGATTATTTTAAAACAGGTGACTTAGGTGAATTGGATAATGAAGGTTATCTTACCCTAAAAGGGAGAAAAAACAACTATTTCAAATTACCGAATGGAAGGTTTTTTGATCCATTTGCACTTGAAGAAAAGATAAAGGACTTGAAATCTGTAAACGAATGTATATTAACACTTCAAGACAACAGATTAATTGCTATTATCAACCTGCATTTAGAAAAATCAAATGAATTAAAAACATCTGAAATTAAAAATCACATTTTAGCTTTGAATCGAAAGCATATTGATAATGAAAAGATTTCGGGCTATATTATCACAGAGAATAAATGGAGTCCTGATTCAGGCGAGTACACACACAATATGAAACAAAGGAGAAGTTTTATTCGAGATAAGTATATTAATCTTGAAATCGAGTTTTTATGA
- a CDS encoding phosphopantetheine-binding protein, whose protein sequence is MNELNRFLELISYELEDVSIEDLSPAIDIKKLDQWNSINAVFILNMISEHYKIEISFEQLKASHSIEELFKLIQKNQKQS, encoded by the coding sequence ATGAATGAATTAAATCGTTTTTTAGAATTGATATCTTATGAGTTAGAAGATGTTTCAATAGAGGATCTTTCACCGGCCATTGACATAAAAAAACTAGATCAATGGAATTCCATCAATGCAGTTTTTATTTTAAACATGATTAGCGAGCATTATAAAATTGAAATAAGTTTTGAGCAATTAAAAGCTTCACATTCAATCGAAGAACTTTTTAAGTTAATTCAAAAAAATCAAAAACAGAGCTGA
- a CDS encoding glycosyltransferase: MNSDYIDIVIPVFNADKHIENTVTAFLEAFINSRIILIDDCSEDETWNTLLKIKETHSERISIVRLNKNLGQHKATFIGLTYSQNIFAVTTDDDMSIPCVEIEKCLHILKNSGNELLVMTYDKSRKSKVRLAFNELVKRLLKIDNYSTNHKIIHKKLIGRIENYYSNLLFIDIILFHNTSRYQFQDVLHFNNTKSRYNIFSKVYFLSTFLFHYLHFNFLKKQNTNNFSSDYLKKFKADELL; the protein is encoded by the coding sequence TTGAATAGTGACTATATCGATATTGTAATACCTGTTTTTAATGCTGATAAACATATAGAAAATACTGTTACAGCTTTTTTAGAAGCATTTATAAATAGCAGAATCATTCTAATAGATGATTGTAGTGAGGATGAAACCTGGAATACGCTATTGAAGATAAAAGAAACGCACTCAGAAAGAATTTCAATCGTAAGGCTAAATAAAAATCTGGGGCAACACAAGGCTACATTTATTGGGCTTACTTATTCGCAAAACATATTTGCTGTAACTACTGATGATGATATGAGCATTCCTTGTGTAGAAATTGAAAAATGCCTTCACATTCTTAAAAATAGCGGGAATGAATTATTGGTAATGACCTACGATAAAAGCCGCAAAAGCAAAGTCAGACTGGCATTTAATGAGTTGGTAAAACGCTTGCTAAAAATTGACAATTATAGTACAAATCATAAAATAATTCATAAAAAACTGATTGGTAGAATTGAAAATTACTATTCTAATTTGCTTTTTATCGACATAATACTTTTTCACAACACCAGCAGATATCAGTTTCAGGATGTACTGCATTTTAACAATACCAAAAGTCGGTACAATATCTTTTCAAAGGTTTACTTTTTATCAACCTTTCTGTTTCATTATCTACATTTTAATTTTCTAAAAAAACAAAATACCAATAATTTTTCGTCTGATTACCTCAAGAAATTCAAAGCAGATGAGCTATTATAA
- a CDS encoding GNAT family N-acetyltransferase, which translates to MSYYNNIHFADLSEEHLEMLRNWRNTDEVKQFLVNKNHIKADEQIKWFAELDKRKNIYYIVYYENTAIGCASLVNIDYKKKTAQPGFFIGNIKFRNHPVAVFSVYKLIERAFNDLKLNHLESVVLAENKSAIQLYRFLGFGLTPINTELMNSKISRKQFYNNQSVIKKKLFGN; encoded by the coding sequence ATGAGCTATTATAACAATATACATTTCGCGGATTTATCTGAAGAGCACCTGGAGATGTTAAGGAATTGGAGAAATACTGATGAGGTCAAACAATTTCTTGTCAATAAAAATCATATAAAAGCAGATGAGCAAATAAAGTGGTTTGCTGAATTGGATAAGCGCAAAAATATTTATTATATCGTTTATTATGAAAACACAGCAATTGGTTGTGCAAGCTTAGTTAATATAGATTACAAGAAAAAAACAGCCCAACCGGGTTTTTTCATAGGAAATATTAAATTCAGAAATCATCCTGTGGCTGTATTTTCAGTATATAAACTTATAGAGCGGGCATTTAATGATCTGAAATTAAATCATTTAGAATCTGTGGTTTTAGCAGAAAACAAATCTGCCATTCAATTGTATCGCTTTTTAGGGTTTGGGCTTACTCCAATAAATACAGAGCTTATGAATTCTAAAATAAGCAGGAAGCAGTTTTACAACAATCAATCTGTAATTAAAAAGAAATTGTTCGGGAATTGA
- a CDS encoding VCBS repeat-containing protein, translating into MRSYFLFSIVLFYCFFVGCNDKENNEGEIKYLFEALSPQESGIYHKFGKLPHAGLEGGGVAVGDLNGNGLQDIFLVGDSLHGLYENLGDLKFENRFGLSGIPPFRGATSVVIWDINNDGKLDLLIGRRDASSQSSYVNFTEDESVTLEKIESNFQIFINKGNFKFEKDDAYKIDFKDAVSGIGLADFDKNGLTDIAISTWDVDFNEENTMLFKIEDDMTVDSIPPVKIFLQSENGGFYSRAKELGLNKGSVVQTSWSLFCSDFNNNDWVDLFVTNDFDPPDLSFINNEGNNFENEILFENTSFFSMGVDGADINNDGLLDYFVTDMRPYTYYRDKTVKYEKLFDWSYGNISTLIKNQTVKNMLYVNHGEKQFSEISEMIDADATEWSWSVLLADFNNNKHKDIFVSNGYYIQKFLEHDTPLYFDSITRDENFNVFELILGDTITADYFTNFFFSNKGDLDFTDVSRQWFKNKPLNTRGAAYADLDNDGDLELIFNNSKQYSVILKNNSRELNDTTTNYLRVKLDAGNKFSILHSKVKIYYNDEMQLQELNPCRGFYSSSEHFLHFGLDEVEKVDSLIVTWSNGKQTKLKTIHANQLLEVNYLEDELRAKPAENKPNSPFQIAEIPGLIDYQHRENDYLDFEQNLLLPQLYSRFGPYMAKGDISGNDLEDIIIGGAAGYPTEIYYQISSGVFRNDTTTLAGEKWKEDAGIAIFDINGDGMNDIYVASGGNEKAHGDDFYNHRYYLNKGKGKFQKYILPQINTSASVVRPGKIDNQTFVFVGGRVKAWEYPLPPESYLFVYEDGAFRDHTDKLAVGLKNIGMITDAIWTDFNGDENDDLIVVGEYMSPQFFQYVNGKLVNKTREIFPVDTLSGFWNSIETGDFNNDGKPDYVIGNLGLNTRYKASASYPLEIFAGDLDDNGSLDVITACYYEDSVLYPTKQLGPLKKKINGLSKKYYRYSDFGKASVYDVFGMENLESAYHLKAHTTASIYLQNSGDGKFDVKILPVWAQVAPIMDMLVLDFDKDGNQDIAVVGNFYHSEVERGQYTAQKGLILKGDGNGDFNELLPAETGLWADGDCRAIIDVDTDGEKPLIIVGRNNGKLSLYKLTRHEM; encoded by the coding sequence TTAAATGGCAATGGTTTGCAGGATATTTTTCTTGTAGGTGATTCTCTTCACGGTTTATATGAAAACCTGGGGGATCTAAAATTTGAAAATCGTTTTGGTTTATCTGGAATCCCCCCTTTCAGAGGGGCTACCTCAGTTGTAATATGGGATATCAATAACGATGGGAAATTGGACTTGTTAATTGGAAGGAGAGATGCTTCAAGTCAATCTTCATATGTAAACTTTACAGAAGACGAAAGTGTGACTTTGGAAAAAATAGAATCTAATTTTCAGATATTTATAAATAAAGGGAATTTTAAGTTTGAAAAAGACGATGCTTATAAAATAGACTTTAAAGATGCTGTTAGTGGTATAGGCCTGGCTGATTTTGACAAAAATGGATTGACAGATATAGCCATTTCAACATGGGATGTTGATTTTAATGAAGAAAATACCATGCTGTTTAAAATTGAAGATGATATGACTGTGGACAGTATACCCCCGGTTAAAATTTTCCTTCAATCTGAAAATGGTGGATTTTATTCTCGCGCTAAAGAGCTTGGGTTAAATAAAGGAAGTGTAGTTCAAACTTCATGGTCATTGTTTTGCTCAGATTTTAATAATAATGATTGGGTGGATTTATTTGTGACAAATGATTTTGATCCTCCAGACCTCTCATTTATAAACAATGAAGGAAATAATTTTGAAAATGAAATTCTGTTTGAAAACACTTCTTTCTTCTCAATGGGTGTAGATGGAGCAGATATTAATAATGATGGACTCTTAGATTATTTCGTAACGGATATGAGACCCTATACATATTATCGTGACAAGACGGTCAAATATGAAAAGTTATTTGACTGGAGTTATGGCAATATTTCAACTTTAATAAAAAATCAGACCGTAAAAAATATGTTGTATGTCAATCATGGGGAAAAGCAATTTTCAGAAATATCAGAGATGATTGATGCGGATGCCACTGAATGGAGCTGGTCTGTATTGCTGGCTGATTTTAACAACAATAAGCACAAGGATATATTTGTGAGCAATGGATATTATATTCAGAAATTCCTTGAGCATGACACTCCGCTTTATTTTGACTCTATAACCAGAGATGAAAATTTCAATGTATTTGAATTGATTTTAGGAGATACAATCACTGCTGACTATTTTACCAATTTCTTTTTTAGCAACAAGGGTGATTTGGATTTTACTGATGTGAGCCGGCAATGGTTTAAAAATAAACCTTTGAACACCAGGGGAGCTGCCTATGCAGATCTGGATAATGACGGGGATTTGGAATTGATTTTTAATAATTCCAAACAATATAGTGTCATTTTAAAGAACAATTCGAGGGAGCTTAATGACACTACAACTAATTATTTGCGGGTTAAATTAGATGCGGGCAATAAATTTTCAATATTGCACAGCAAAGTGAAAATTTACTACAATGATGAAATGCAACTTCAGGAACTCAATCCTTGCAGAGGATTTTATTCAAGCTCTGAGCATTTTTTACATTTTGGCCTAGATGAGGTTGAAAAAGTTGATTCCTTGATAGTTACCTGGTCAAATGGGAAACAAACGAAATTGAAAACGATTCATGCAAATCAACTACTTGAAGTGAATTATTTAGAAGACGAGCTAAGAGCAAAACCAGCCGAAAATAAGCCGAATTCCCCATTTCAAATTGCAGAAATTCCTGGTCTTATAGATTATCAACATAGAGAAAATGATTATTTAGATTTTGAGCAAAACCTACTGTTGCCTCAATTGTACTCGCGTTTTGGTCCCTATATGGCTAAGGGAGATATTAGTGGGAATGACTTGGAAGATATTATAATTGGTGGAGCAGCAGGATATCCCACTGAAATTTATTATCAAATTAGTTCTGGTGTTTTTAGAAATGATACCACAACACTGGCAGGTGAAAAGTGGAAAGAAGATGCAGGTATAGCTATTTTTGATATCAATGGCGATGGCATGAATGATATTTATGTGGCCTCTGGGGGCAATGAGAAGGCGCATGGAGATGATTTTTATAACCACCGTTATTATCTCAATAAAGGAAAAGGTAAATTTCAGAAATATATCCTGCCACAGATTAATACTAGTGCTTCAGTTGTGCGTCCCGGAAAAATCGATAATCAAACCTTTGTTTTTGTAGGGGGGAGGGTTAAGGCATGGGAGTACCCGTTGCCACCGGAGAGCTACCTGTTTGTATATGAAGATGGAGCGTTCAGGGATCATACAGATAAACTTGCAGTAGGATTGAAAAATATTGGAATGATAACAGATGCCATTTGGACTGATTTTAATGGAGATGAAAATGATGATTTGATAGTAGTTGGAGAATATATGTCTCCTCAGTTTTTTCAATATGTAAATGGAAAACTAGTAAATAAAACCAGGGAAATTTTCCCAGTGGATACCTTAAGTGGTTTTTGGAACAGCATAGAAACTGGTGATTTTAACAATGACGGGAAGCCGGATTATGTTATCGGTAATCTTGGCTTAAACACGCGGTATAAAGCTTCAGCTTCCTATCCGCTGGAGATATTTGCTGGTGATCTTGATGATAATGGTTCTCTTGATGTAATAACAGCATGCTATTATGAAGATAGTGTCCTATATCCTACTAAGCAGTTAGGGCCATTAAAAAAGAAAATAAACGGACTGTCCAAAAAATACTATCGATATTCAGATTTTGGTAAGGCATCAGTATATGATGTGTTTGGTATGGAAAATTTAGAAAGCGCTTATCATTTAAAAGCACACACTACAGCTTCAATTTATTTGCAAAATTCAGGTGATGGAAAGTTTGATGTTAAAATCTTGCCCGTATGGGCACAGGTAGCTCCTATTATGGACATGCTTGTACTTGATTTTGATAAGGATGGAAATCAGGATATTGCAGTAGTTGGAAATTTCTATCACAGCGAGGTCGAAAGAGGACAATACACAGCTCAAAAAGGCTTGATATTGAAAGGCGATGGAAATGGAGATTTTAATGAATTATTACCTGCTGAAACTGGTTTGTGGGCGGATGGAGATTGTAGGGCAATAATTGATGTTGATACTGATGGAGAAAAGCCTCTGATTATTGTTGGAAGAAATAATGGTAAACTAAGTTTGTATAAACTAACAAGACATGAAATGTAA